In Allomuricauda ruestringensis DSM 13258, the following proteins share a genomic window:
- a CDS encoding ankyrin repeat domain-containing protein → MKKTIFSVASLCLLALSGISANELKTIDTESTIEMVLPDDLSTFCKAVMQGDVDTVKKLIELGEDVNQKSLGKAPIHYAARYNKVEVLQVLIDNGADLKKRCDGGMTAIKYAKLSNATEAQAVLEAAMKK, encoded by the coding sequence ATGAAAAAAACAATCTTTTCAGTGGCCTCACTATGTCTGTTGGCCCTAAGCGGTATTTCTGCCAACGAGCTGAAAACCATCGACACAGAATCAACAATCGAAATGGTGTTACCGGATGACCTTAGTACTTTTTGCAAAGCGGTAATGCAGGGCGATGTTGATACCGTGAAAAAGTTAATTGAACTAGGAGAGGATGTCAACCAAAAATCTTTGGGCAAAGCACCTATCCATTACGCGGCCCGTTACAATAAGGTCGAAGTATTGCAAGTACTTATTGATAATGGCGCAGACCTTAAAAAACGTTGCGACGGGGGTATGACAGCCATAAAATATGCCAAATTGTCCAACGCCACCGAAGCACAGGCTGTGTTGGAAGCTGCTATGAAAAAATAG
- a CDS encoding DUF6747 family protein, with translation MGTLLHFKDLYLEAFDDCKPSFVVLFLKGYSIFCAVMLVMALYAFLYRAFTGFEF, from the coding sequence ATGGGAACACTATTACATTTTAAAGACCTCTATTTAGAGGCATTTGACGATTGCAAACCTAGCTTTGTAGTGCTCTTTTTAAAAGGGTATTCTATATTTTGCGCGGTCATGCTGGTTATGGCCCTATATGCATTTTTGTACCGAGCTTTTACCGGGTTTGAATTTTAA
- a CDS encoding M48 family metalloprotease — translation MRIGRGSWRIRILIGLAIVAFAFVRRCSNQEENPYTGRTQNINMTTEQEIAIGLQTAPEMAQQHGGLYPDERMQALVDAVGNKLVQNSVAKETPYQYEFHLLADDRTINAFALPGGQIFITYALFSQLNEAQLAGVLGHEIGHVIGRHSAERIAESNFWQTLATGASVGGDMGGLVAGIGQNTLLTNGRGDELESDELGVLFMIDSGYDPNEMIEVMKVLRAAAGPNRVPEFQSTHPDPENRIEKIKEAIQKYSGR, via the coding sequence ATGAGAATCGGAAGAGGAAGTTGGAGGATACGCATCCTGATCGGTTTGGCCATTGTTGCTTTTGCTTTTGTCCGTAGGTGCAGCAACCAAGAAGAAAATCCGTATACCGGCAGAACCCAGAACATAAACATGACCACGGAACAGGAGATTGCCATTGGGCTGCAAACTGCCCCGGAAATGGCTCAACAACATGGTGGTCTCTATCCGGACGAGCGTATGCAGGCTTTGGTGGATGCAGTGGGCAACAAACTGGTACAAAATAGTGTAGCCAAGGAAACCCCTTATCAATACGAATTTCATCTTTTGGCAGACGACCGCACTATCAATGCGTTTGCACTGCCCGGGGGACAGATTTTTATCACTTATGCCCTGTTCTCCCAACTCAACGAAGCGCAATTAGCAGGGGTATTGGGCCATGAGATTGGCCATGTGATCGGAAGACATTCTGCCGAACGTATTGCCGAAAGCAACTTTTGGCAAACCTTGGCCACGGGAGCCTCGGTCGGTGGCGATATGGGCGGTTTGGTTGCAGGCATTGGCCAAAACACCCTTTTAACCAATGGTAGGGGCGACGAATTGGAGAGTGATGAACTCGGCGTGCTATTTATGATAGACTCCGGGTACGACCCCAATGAGATGATAGAGGTCATGAAAGTGTTGAGAGCAGCGGCAGGGCCCAACAGGGTTCCCGAGTTCCAAAGTACCCACCCCGACCCCGAAAACCGTATTGAAAAGATAAAGGAAGCCATCCAAAAATATTCAGGTCGATAG
- a CDS encoding M15 family metallopeptidase, with the protein MKRRAFIKTASASGLACTIPPILPNFYGPDYSTAELMGKADIELFGEGINLKEEAYKSFLEMKKAAYSDGFDIKMVSSFRDFYHQERIWERKYVNYTEDGMAPLEAIDKIIEYSTIPGTSRHHWGTDIDIIDGYPKVSGDVLVSEKFEAGGPYEGLKLWLDENSTKYGFYLVYTNNPRRRGFKYEPWHYSYAPISIPMLTAYRKLNILKLMQQERFLGKEHFTAGFIRTYVQDNILDINPVLL; encoded by the coding sequence ATGAAAAGAAGGGCTTTTATTAAAACTGCTTCAGCATCAGGGCTGGCCTGCACCATCCCTCCCATTTTACCCAATTTTTATGGTCCGGATTACTCCACGGCCGAGCTCATGGGCAAAGCGGATATTGAACTCTTTGGCGAGGGCATCAATCTAAAGGAAGAGGCATACAAGTCCTTTTTAGAAATGAAAAAAGCAGCCTATTCTGATGGTTTTGACATTAAAATGGTATCTAGTTTCAGGGATTTTTACCATCAAGAACGCATTTGGGAACGTAAATATGTAAATTATACCGAAGATGGAATGGCGCCTTTGGAGGCTATTGACAAGATTATTGAATATTCCACCATACCAGGAACGAGCAGGCACCATTGGGGCACCGACATCGATATTATTGATGGGTACCCCAAAGTATCGGGCGATGTACTTGTTTCCGAGAAATTTGAAGCGGGCGGTCCTTACGAGGGACTCAAACTTTGGCTGGACGAAAACTCGACAAAATATGGGTTTTATCTCGTGTACACCAACAACCCAAGAAGAAGAGGGTTTAAGTACGAGCCCTGGCATTACAGTTATGCACCCATATCCATTCCCATGCTAACGGCCTATCGAAAGCTCAACATTTTAAAGTTGATGCAACAAGAAAGATTTCTGGGCAAAGAACATTTTACCGCTGGTTTTATAAGAACCTATGTTCAGGACAATATCTTGGACATAAACCCTGTACTGCTATAA
- a CDS encoding gliding motility-associated C-terminal domain-containing protein yields the protein MKPLLHITFLLSVSFGVAQSGLYNSGNFSVHNNANIGLHTDLINDANFDQTNGLVGFYGNRAIIVSGSIPPTLWDTEIMMDSNVFLQNPVMVRNNINFIDGNFLTPTNIPAVNLSFMDQGFFTGESDASKVTGFAAINNRDVFSFPVGDSEQLRPLTLNSQSATPLAVCAYFFEDPSAPSSILESFDTEVKVQDIGTVTDREFWILQSDVPAQVTISWNTRSALGAIPNATLESIIVVGWSKSSNQWVIIGNAAISGDLTQGFVTSETFVPSNYAAITFGTIPLPTDTFAVENPTLGNYFLSPNGDGTNDFLVIDGMEESPNNSLRIFNRYGQKVFEKINYTNEFYGLANTGTLITNQASGLPEGVYFYLVTLDDLELEYSGFLFLDR from the coding sequence GTGAAACCCCTCCTCCACATAACATTTCTCCTATCGGTCAGCTTTGGGGTGGCCCAAAGCGGGTTGTACAACAGTGGCAACTTTAGCGTGCACAACAATGCCAACATTGGGCTGCACACCGATTTAATCAACGATGCCAACTTTGACCAAACCAATGGACTGGTCGGTTTTTATGGCAACCGCGCCATTATTGTGTCGGGAAGCATTCCCCCAACCCTTTGGGACACGGAGATTATGATGGACAGCAATGTGTTTTTGCAAAATCCCGTCATGGTTCGAAACAACATCAATTTTATTGATGGCAATTTCCTGACCCCGACCAACATACCTGCGGTGAACCTCAGTTTTATGGACCAAGGTTTTTTTACAGGAGAAAGCGATGCATCCAAAGTAACGGGCTTTGCCGCCATTAACAACCGCGATGTATTTTCGTTCCCTGTGGGTGACTCGGAGCAACTCAGACCTTTAACATTAAACTCACAAAGTGCCACACCTTTGGCCGTATGCGCCTATTTTTTTGAGGACCCGTCCGCTCCCTCCTCTATTTTGGAAAGTTTTGACACTGAAGTAAAAGTACAGGACATAGGAACTGTTACCGATCGCGAATTTTGGATTCTACAAAGTGATGTGCCCGCACAAGTAACCATTTCGTGGAACACTAGGAGCGCTTTGGGCGCCATCCCCAATGCAACTTTGGAATCCATTATTGTGGTGGGATGGAGCAAATCGTCCAACCAATGGGTGATCATCGGCAACGCTGCCATTAGTGGCGACCTTACGCAGGGATTTGTTACTTCCGAAACCTTTGTGCCCAGCAATTATGCGGCCATTACCTTTGGTACCATTCCCCTGCCCACGGATACTTTTGCCGTGGAAAATCCCACCTTGGGCAATTACTTTTTGAGTCCAAATGGCGATGGCACCAACGATTTTTTGGTGATTGATGGCATGGAAGAGTCACCGAACAACAGTTTACGCATCTTTAACCGATACGGACAAAAGGTTTTTGAGAAAATCAACTACACCAACGAGTTTTATGGCCTTGCCAACACGGGAACCTTGATCACCAACCAAGCTTCCGGTCTGCCCGAAGGTGTTTATTTTTACTTGGTTACCTTGGACGATCTGGAACTGGAATATTCCGGTTTCCTTTTCTTGGACCGATAG
- a CDS encoding carboxypeptidase-like regulatory domain-containing protein — protein MKNAFLILFSLLVSGWSMAQDSRQMLRGKVLYRSSNVPNENVINSTSGQATITDDNGEFMIAVKEGDQLVFTAVNYQLEVVAITSEILANNRLVVEVTEKVQELDEVVVTPENQERFLQVKNEDFKEFNYEVDRGTEVENIANSQITRGMKHGINFVNIFKALFKPQEVNGQQRAPLKVSEVLRHVYDDEFFVVDLKLPQNKIDAFLLYCDDKIPSQTLLRKENEFQLIDFLVTQSKDFLATLEEE, from the coding sequence ATGAAAAATGCTTTTTTGATATTGTTCTCTTTGCTTGTGTCCGGCTGGTCCATGGCACAGGATTCGCGCCAAATGCTTAGGGGCAAGGTGCTTTACAGGAGCTCCAATGTGCCCAACGAGAACGTTATCAACTCTACCAGCGGCCAAGCCACCATTACCGACGATAACGGAGAGTTTATGATAGCGGTAAAGGAGGGCGACCAGTTGGTGTTTACGGCGGTAAACTATCAATTGGAGGTAGTTGCCATTACCTCCGAAATATTGGCAAACAACCGTTTGGTGGTCGAGGTGACCGAAAAGGTACAAGAACTGGACGAAGTTGTGGTGACCCCAGAGAACCAAGAAAGGTTCCTTCAGGTAAAAAATGAGGATTTTAAAGAATTCAATTATGAGGTTGATCGAGGGACCGAGGTGGAGAATATCGCGAACTCCCAAATTACCCGTGGTATGAAGCATGGTATCAACTTTGTAAATATCTTCAAGGCGTTGTTTAAGCCACAGGAGGTCAACGGACAGCAAAGGGCACCGCTTAAAGTGAGTGAAGTGCTCCGACATGTGTACGATGACGAATTTTTTGTAGTGGACCTAAAGTTGCCACAGAACAAAATAGATGCTTTTCTCTTGTATTGTGACGATAAAATACCTTCCCAGACGCTGCTCCGAAAAGAAAATGAATTTCAGTTGATCGATTTTCTGGTGACCCAAAGCAAGGACTTTTTGGCAACTTTGGAAGAGGAATGA
- a CDS encoding carboxypeptidase-like regulatory domain-containing protein, whose translation MKRFFLVLVCFTAHWGFSQEADSKVLQGRVTSTDKDVVGVVVQNITTKDAVITDIDGNFAIRVQLNDTLVFSAVHFLKKSLPVTEALYQSNFVEVPMQEFVNQLKEVVVTPYNLTGDLTRDVDRVTLEKDVSAEALNLPNAHRPVPTQSERKLQQATAGKFNMGMILSPPLDPIINAITGRTKMLKNRVKVDKTYAQTQRVQGFYADSLFLTTLKIPMDKIDDFMYFCEVDEAFQAAVESQDKLRIWDVMIEKSRAYRENNDLD comes from the coding sequence ATGAAACGATTCTTTCTTGTATTGGTTTGTTTTACTGCTCATTGGGGCTTTTCCCAAGAAGCAGATAGCAAAGTGCTGCAAGGAAGAGTTACCAGTACCGATAAGGATGTAGTTGGCGTTGTGGTGCAAAACATTACCACAAAAGACGCTGTTATCACCGATATTGATGGGAATTTTGCCATTAGGGTACAGTTAAACGATACACTGGTGTTTTCCGCCGTTCATTTTTTGAAGAAATCCCTACCCGTTACCGAAGCGCTGTACCAATCCAATTTTGTAGAGGTTCCCATGCAGGAATTCGTAAACCAGTTAAAGGAAGTAGTGGTCACCCCGTATAATTTAACGGGAGATCTTACCCGCGATGTAGATCGGGTAACACTGGAAAAAGACGTGAGTGCCGAGGCCTTGAACTTGCCCAATGCCCATAGGCCTGTGCCAACGCAGAGCGAGCGGAAACTGCAACAGGCTACAGCAGGAAAGTTTAATATGGGGATGATATTGAGTCCTCCTTTAGATCCCATTATCAATGCCATAACGGGGCGTACCAAAATGTTAAAGAACAGGGTAAAAGTAGATAAGACCTACGCCCAAACGCAGCGGGTACAAGGTTTTTACGCGGATTCCCTTTTTTTGACCACGCTTAAAATCCCCATGGATAAAATTGATGATTTCATGTATTTCTGCGAAGTGGACGAAGCTTTTCAGGCAGCGGTGGAATCTCAGGATAAATTAAGGATATGGGATGTAATGATAGAAAAAAGCCGGGCTTACCGTGAAAACAACGATTTGGATTGA
- a CDS encoding DUF6702 family protein, protein MMKLKKARMMVLPLVLLLFLSFSSAHKFYVSVTNMAYSEEDSAFQITSRVFIDDLDKLLKERYGIEAKLATPNESKIAEEYIEKYFRSKFVVEFDGEPVPYNFLGKRYDTDVVICYLEITNVDLSKVKTMSVQNEVLTDLFDEQQNVVHIKWNGNKKSFVLIREKNKGMLNL, encoded by the coding sequence ATGATGAAACTGAAAAAAGCAAGAATGATGGTATTACCTTTGGTACTATTGTTGTTCTTGTCTTTCTCATCCGCCCATAAATTCTACGTTAGCGTTACCAACATGGCATACTCAGAGGAGGATAGCGCTTTCCAGATCACCAGTCGGGTTTTTATAGATGACCTCGATAAACTTCTTAAAGAACGCTACGGCATCGAGGCCAAACTAGCTACCCCGAACGAATCCAAAATAGCCGAGGAATATATAGAGAAATATTTCAGGTCAAAATTTGTAGTGGAGTTTGATGGAGAGCCCGTCCCCTATAATTTTTTGGGAAAAAGGTACGATACCGATGTGGTCATCTGCTATTTGGAAATTACCAATGTTGATTTATCCAAAGTAAAAACCATGTCCGTGCAGAACGAGGTGCTTACGGATTTGTTTGATGAGCAGCAGAACGTAGTCCACATAAAATGGAACGGAAACAAAAAAAGTTTTGTGCTCATCAGGGAGAAGAACAAAGGAATGTTAAACTTATGA
- a CDS encoding M1 family metallopeptidase yields MNRFKYCLASVLFLFGAVVMAQEEGDVKEEREPGHYNQSKFKQLYEEFSSPNTYRSASGAPGPDYYQQQADYVMDIHLDDKNAKISGEETITYHNNSPDDLEFLWVQLDQNVRAKDSKSPLRDGNGVNIAYTADNFAQTYISEPFDGGFNIESVTDDSGKPLSYTINQTMMRVNIPQALKSGEKISFSIKWWYNIPDHTVNRARSGYEYFPKDGNRAYVIAQFFPRMAVYSDVEGWQNHQFWGSGEFALPFGNYDVSITVPADHILDATGELQNRDDVFSKEMMKRYKQAKKSYDKPVIIVTQEEAEAAEKDFSTDTKTWKFKATNVRDYAFASSRKFIWDMQAVKIGSKDVMAVSLYPKEGNPLWEEQSTKAVAQTLKTYSKHTFDYPYHKAISVHAKNQGMEYPMICWNYGRPNEDGTYSDRVKYGMISVIIHEVGHNFFPMIVNSDERQWGWMDEGLDTFMQYLAEQEFGKNNPEVIAPNEKYPSRRGEAAKIVPYMAGDQSYISPIMSNPENVYQLGPNAYGKPATALNILRETVMGEELFDHAFKTYAQRWMFKHPTPEDFFRTMEDASAVDLDWYWRGWFYTTDYVDIGVKGVKKYYVSNKPTKEMEKYMADRNLTEADLPPLVYLAEEDSEDFSPELKGKSPTETSQNLKEFMMDNMNEAERAQVKEPKYFYEITFDKPGGIPMPLIVEYTYADGTTENVTYPPEIWRKNDAEVKRVMATEKELVGIVVDPKLETADIDTTNNAWPKKEEKSDFDKFKENIKGDK; encoded by the coding sequence ATGAACAGATTCAAGTATTGCTTAGCTTCCGTGTTGTTCCTTTTTGGAGCCGTGGTCATGGCACAAGAAGAGGGAGACGTTAAAGAAGAACGGGAGCCCGGTCATTACAACCAAAGTAAATTTAAACAATTGTACGAGGAATTTTCCTCTCCAAACACATACCGATCCGCTTCTGGTGCGCCCGGTCCCGATTATTATCAGCAACAGGCGGATTATGTAATGGACATTCACCTAGATGATAAAAATGCAAAGATCAGCGGTGAGGAAACCATTACGTACCATAACAATTCCCCGGACGATTTGGAATTTCTTTGGGTACAATTAGATCAAAATGTACGTGCCAAAGATTCAAAATCACCCTTACGTGATGGTAACGGTGTGAACATTGCCTACACGGCGGATAACTTCGCACAAACCTACATCAGCGAGCCATTCGATGGTGGCTTTAATATTGAGTCGGTTACCGATGATAGCGGAAAACCGTTGTCCTATACCATCAACCAGACCATGATGCGTGTCAATATTCCACAAGCACTTAAAAGTGGGGAAAAGATTTCTTTCTCCATAAAGTGGTGGTACAATATTCCCGACCATACCGTAAACAGGGCACGCTCAGGATACGAGTATTTTCCAAAAGATGGAAACCGCGCGTATGTCATTGCACAATTCTTTCCAAGAATGGCTGTGTACAGCGATGTGGAAGGATGGCAAAACCATCAGTTCTGGGGTAGTGGAGAGTTCGCATTGCCATTTGGCAACTACGATGTGAGCATTACCGTTCCTGCAGACCACATTTTGGATGCTACTGGTGAGTTGCAAAACCGTGACGATGTATTCTCAAAAGAAATGATGAAGCGTTACAAACAGGCCAAAAAGTCTTATGACAAACCTGTGATTATTGTAACCCAAGAAGAAGCGGAGGCTGCCGAAAAAGACTTCTCCACCGATACCAAAACTTGGAAGTTTAAGGCGACCAATGTTAGGGATTACGCTTTTGCATCATCCAGAAAGTTTATCTGGGACATGCAAGCCGTTAAAATCGGAAGCAAAGATGTAATGGCCGTATCGCTTTACCCAAAAGAAGGCAACCCACTTTGGGAAGAACAATCTACCAAAGCGGTTGCACAAACCTTAAAAACATACTCAAAACACACATTTGATTACCCATATCACAAGGCAATCTCCGTGCATGCGAAGAACCAAGGTATGGAATATCCAATGATCTGCTGGAACTACGGACGTCCAAACGAGGATGGAACGTATTCCGATAGGGTTAAATACGGAATGATCAGTGTGATTATCCACGAAGTTGGTCACAACTTCTTCCCAATGATCGTAAACTCCGATGAGCGTCAGTGGGGATGGATGGATGAAGGTTTGGACACCTTTATGCAATATCTGGCAGAGCAAGAGTTTGGAAAGAACAACCCAGAAGTTATCGCTCCGAACGAAAAGTACCCATCAAGAAGAGGGGAAGCAGCTAAAATAGTTCCTTACATGGCTGGTGATCAAAGTTATATTTCGCCCATCATGTCAAACCCGGAAAACGTGTATCAATTGGGTCCAAATGCCTATGGTAAACCAGCAACAGCCCTAAACATTCTTAGGGAAACTGTAATGGGTGAGGAATTGTTCGATCATGCATTCAAAACCTACGCACAACGTTGGATGTTCAAGCATCCGACCCCAGAGGATTTCTTCCGTACCATGGAAGACGCTTCAGCAGTGGATTTGGATTGGTATTGGAGAGGATGGTTCTACACCACTGACTATGTTGACATAGGCGTAAAGGGCGTTAAAAAATACTACGTGTCCAACAAGCCCACCAAGGAAATGGAAAAATACATGGCCGACAGGAACCTTACCGAGGCCGACCTTCCACCATTGGTATACTTGGCCGAAGAGGACAGTGAGGATTTTTCTCCAGAGCTAAAAGGAAAATCTCCGACCGAGACTTCCCAGAACCTTAAGGAATTTATGATGGACAACATGAACGAGGCCGAAAGAGCCCAGGTTAAAGAGCCAAAGTATTTTTATGAGATCACTTTTGATAAGCCAGGAGGTATTCCTATGCCATTGATCGTAGAGTATACTTACGCAGATGGTACCACGGAAAACGTTACATATCCTCCAGAAATTTGGAGAAAGAACGATGCCGAGGTAAAAAGAGTGATGGCTACCGAGAAAGAATTGGTGGGAATCGTAGTAGATCCAAAATTGGAAACTGCGGATATTGATACGACCAATAACGCTTGGCCCAAGAAAGAAGAAAAATCAGACTTTGATAAGTTCAAGGAAAATATCAAAGGAGATAAGTAA
- a CDS encoding Sec-independent protein translocase subunit TatA/TatB yields the protein MQFLFISGAEIFFILFIVVMVFGADKIPGIAKGLGKGMRQLKDATDDIKREIQKTTDVDTDFTKNIRKEIDDVKKNVNEVSGSIKRDLNKK from the coding sequence ATGCAATTTCTATTCATTAGCGGAGCTGAGATTTTTTTCATCCTATTCATCGTGGTGATGGTATTTGGAGCAGATAAGATTCCTGGTATAGCCAAGGGGCTCGGCAAAGGAATGCGTCAACTCAAGGACGCCACGGACGATATTAAGCGCGAAATCCAAAAGACCACGGATGTGGACACGGACTTCACCAAAAATATCCGTAAGGAAATCGATGATGTAAAAAAGAACGTGAACGAAGTTTCCGGCTCCATCAAACGAGACCTCAACAAGAAATAG
- a CDS encoding phosphatase PAP2 family protein — MLEKLLKWDRDTFVYLNGLGIEDYDLFWATVTNFSTWIPLFILFLILFFLKFPKKEALYMFLTVLGLAIFITLITHITKISVARLRPNNTEEINTLIRILKSPTDYSFFSGHASSSFSITTLIFLFLRKKVKWSVLFFIWPVVFTLSRVYVGVHYPFDILVGMVVGLLSGWLFYWLYQRFIAPYSMSVHP, encoded by the coding sequence ATGTTGGAAAAATTGCTCAAATGGGATAGGGACACCTTTGTTTATCTCAATGGTCTGGGCATAGAAGATTACGACCTGTTTTGGGCCACCGTGACCAATTTTTCCACTTGGATACCTCTTTTTATTCTGTTCTTGATATTGTTTTTCCTCAAATTTCCCAAAAAGGAAGCACTTTACATGTTCCTTACTGTTTTGGGCTTGGCTATTTTTATTACCCTGATTACACATATTACAAAGATTTCGGTAGCAAGGCTAAGACCCAACAATACTGAAGAAATCAACACCCTGATCCGTATTCTTAAGAGCCCAACGGACTATAGTTTTTTCTCGGGCCATGCCTCGAGTTCGTTTTCCATAACCACCTTAATATTTCTGTTTCTGAGAAAAAAAGTAAAATGGTCGGTATTGTTTTTTATTTGGCCCGTGGTGTTTACGTTGAGCCGTGTCTATGTGGGAGTACATTATCCTTTTGATATTTTGGTGGGTATGGTGGTAGGTTTACTGTCCGGATGGCTCTTTTATTGGCTGTACCAACGTTTTATAGCACCCTACTCAATGTCAGTCCATCCCTAA
- a CDS encoding O-methyltransferase: MHFLSPILESYITNSSEDEPELLQELTRETHLKVIQPRMITGHFQGRVLSMLSKIINPKYILEIGTYTGYSALCLAEGLQKEGELHTIEVNEELHQMQRKYFDKSGFGFQVKQHVGDALEIVPSLNQTFDLVFIDAQKVNYDAYFEAVIQKTNPGSVILSDNVLWSGKVVEPIQKSDKATAALLEYNQKLKNDPRVESVLLPIRDGLTLSRVL; encoded by the coding sequence ATGCACTTCCTATCACCTATTTTGGAGAGTTACATTACCAACAGTTCGGAGGACGAACCTGAATTATTGCAGGAACTTACCCGTGAAACCCATTTAAAAGTGATTCAACCTAGAATGATCACGGGGCATTTTCAGGGTCGGGTTTTGAGTATGTTGTCCAAAATTATTAATCCCAAATATATCTTGGAGATAGGCACCTATACGGGATATTCGGCATTATGTTTGGCCGAAGGGCTTCAAAAAGAGGGGGAATTGCATACCATTGAGGTAAACGAAGAGCTCCATCAAATGCAGCGAAAGTATTTTGATAAAAGTGGATTTGGATTTCAAGTCAAACAACATGTAGGTGATGCTTTGGAAATTGTTCCCAGCTTGAATCAGACTTTTGACCTTGTTTTTATTGATGCCCAAAAGGTGAACTACGATGCTTATTTTGAGGCGGTGATTCAAAAAACAAATCCGGGCAGTGTAATACTATCGGATAATGTACTGTGGTCCGGAAAAGTGGTCGAGCCAATACAGAAATCGGACAAGGCCACTGCCGCACTGTTGGAATACAATCAAAAATTAAAAAATGACCCGAGAGTGGAAAGCGTTTTACTTCCAATTAGGGATGGACTGACATTGAGTAGGGTGCTATAA
- a CDS encoding GNAT family N-acetyltransferase, with protein sequence MALPKVNIRTATLDDLPLLLNFEQEIIKAERPFDVTIKNGPISYYDIGEMVQDPKAHVIVAEVDGKIVASGYAIPKKARHYLNHKFYAYLGFMYTDEDFRGQGINALIVEELKNWSNNQGFKEIRLTVYNENQPAIKAYEKVGFKKHIIEMRLE encoded by the coding sequence ATGGCGTTACCAAAGGTAAACATACGTACAGCAACATTGGATGACCTTCCCTTGCTGCTGAATTTTGAACAAGAAATCATAAAGGCCGAACGTCCGTTCGATGTCACCATCAAAAACGGTCCCATTAGTTATTACGATATTGGTGAGATGGTTCAAGACCCCAAAGCCCATGTGATTGTTGCTGAGGTTGATGGTAAAATTGTGGCTTCGGGCTATGCCATTCCCAAAAAGGCAAGACATTATTTGAACCATAAATTTTATGCCTATCTGGGTTTTATGTATACCGATGAAGATTTTAGAGGACAAGGAATCAATGCCCTGATTGTGGAAGAACTCAAGAACTGGTCGAACAATCAAGGTTTTAAAGAAATCAGATTGACGGTCTACAATGAAAACCAACCAGCCATTAAAGCGTATGAAAAAGTAGGGTTTAAAAAGCACATCATCGAAATGCGATTGGAGTAA